The DNA region TAGTTCGCCTTGCCCTGGCGCAGTAGGTCCAGGATCTTCTTGGCGTTTCCGAGGCCGTGCGCTACGGCGACCCTGACATCCAGGTCTCCCACCTTGACCTGCGCCTCTTTGATGCCCTCGAGCCCTCTGACCTCCTCAAAGTCGATCCTGGGAAGCTCGTTTCCGGTGGCGACTTCGTACACCGTTCGCAACGCCGCTTCCATCACGCCACCAGTCGCGCCGAAGATCGCGGCCGCTCCCGTGGAGATCCCCATCGGGTCATCGTGCTCCTCTTCAGGAAGGTCTTCGAAGCGGATGCCCGCCTCGCGCAGCATCCTCCCCAGCTCACGGCTAGTGAGCACGACGTCGACGTCCTTGTACCCTGAGTCGCGCATCTCAGGTCTGTCGGCCTCGTACTTCTTCGCGGTGCAAGGCATGAGCGACACTGAGAAGATATCCTTCGGGTCGATGCCGGCCTTGCGCGCGTAATACGTCTTGACGAGGGCTCCGAACATCTGTTGAGGCGACTTGCATGTGGATACGTGTTTGAGCAAGTCTGGGTAGAAGTGTTCCCCGAACTTGATCCACCCTGGGCTGCAAGAAGTTATGAGGGGAAGCACGCCGCCCTCCTTCAGCCTCTTGAGGAACTCGTTGCCCTCCTCGATGATCGTCAAGTCCGCCGTGAAATCCGTGTCCATCACGCGGTCGAACCCCAGCCTCCGGAGGGCGGCCACGAGTTTGCCCGTGATAATCCGCCCGGGCGGCAATCCCATTTCCTCGCCGATGCTGACTCGGGTCGCCGGGGCGGTCTGGACCACCACGTGCTTGTTTGGATCGGCGAGCGCCCGCCACACGCGTTCGGTGTCGTCCCTTTCCGCAATGGCGCCAACAGGGCACGCGTGGATGCACTGCCCGCACAAGGCGCACGCTACCTCGTCGAGCTCCCTCGCAAACACCGGCGTTACCTGCGTATCCACTCCTCGGCGCGACGGAAAGAGCACCCCGGCCGCCTGCACGTCGTGGCACATGGATACGCAACGGCGGCAGAGAATGCACTTGTCGGGCTCCCGGACTATCGCCGGAGTTGAGTGGTCTTCGGGAAGTCCGCGCAGCTTGCGTTCGAACCGTATCTCCCTCATCCCGAACCGCTCAGCGAGCGCCTGGAGCTCGCAATTGCGGTTTCTCACGCACTGGAGGCAATCTTGAGGGTGACGGGCGAGGAGAAGCTCGAGGTTCAGCTTCCTAGCCTGCCGGACCCTTGGCGTGTTGGTGTACACCACCATCCCATCCTGCACCGGAAAGGCGCACGCAGGCTGGAGCAGCTTCTGGCCCTCGATATCAACCACACATATTCGGCAGACGGCCTGCACTGCGAGATCTGGATGGTGGCACAGCGTGGGGATGTCCACGCCGAGCTTCTTAGCGGCGTCCAGGATGCTTGTGCCGGCATCCACTTCGACCTTCCGGCCGTCTATCGTCAGCACTGCCATAGGCGCATCACTCCTTCCGTCTCTCCTGCTCGAGCCTGGCGGGTTCATATCCCGCACGTCCCGGTGGGACAGAGCCTCTCGTGCACGTGCGCGTGGAACTCATCACGGAAGTACTTGAGCATGGTCTTGATAGGGACGGGCGCCGACTGACCCAGGCCGCACAAGGATGTTGCCTGCATCGCCGCGCCAAGTTCCTCGAGTAACTCGAGGTCGCCCGGCTGCCCGTCGCCCCGGGCGATCTTGTCGACGATCTCGTAGAGACGCGCGGTACCCTCCCGGCACGGCGTGCACTTGCCGCACGACTCGTGCTTGAAGAACTCCATGAAACACCTGGCGATGTCGACTATGCAGTGACTGTCGTCCATGATGAGGAGGGCGCCAGAGCCGAGCGCCGACCCGTGCTCAGGCAGGGTAAAGTAGTCCATCGGCACGTCCAGCAACTCCTTGGGGAGGCATCCCCCTGAAGTCCCGCCCGTCTGGGCCATCTTGAAGCCCCTGCCCCCTGGTATTCCCCCGCCTATCTCGAACACCACGCGGCGCAGCGTTATCCCCATGGGCACCTCGATGAGCCCCTTGTTCTTGATATCCCCGGTGAGAGTGAAGACTTTGGTTCCAGGGCACCTCTCGGTGCCGACTCGCCGGAACCATTCAGGCCCGTTCAAGAGAATGGGCGGGATGTTGGCGAGCGTCTCGACGTTATTGACCACAGTGGGCTTCCCGAACAAGCCCTCCGTCCCAGGATATGGCGGCTTCACTCTGGGCTCACCGCGCTTGCCTTCGATCGACTCTATGAGGGCGGTTTCCTCTCCGCACACATACGCCCCCGCGCCCTTCCTTATCTCAACATCAAATGAGAAGCCGGTGCCGAAAACGTTCTGTCCGAGGAGGCCAAGGGCCCTTGCCTGCTCTATGGCCTTCCCCAGCCTCTCGATGGAGAGCACGTACTCTCCTCTCACATACACGAAACCCTTGTCCGCTCCCACCGCATAGCCCGCTATGGCCATTCCCTCTAGTATGCTGTGGGGATCTCCCTCAAGGATCAGGCGGTCCTTGAAAGTGCCTGGTTCCCCCTCGTCGGCATTACACAGAATGTACTTTTGGTCGGCTCCGGCCTTCGCAGTGAAACTCCACTTCAGGCCCGTTGGAAACGCCGCGCCCCCTCTGCCGACGAGCCCAGACTTCTTCACAGCCTCGATGACGTCCGCGGGCTTCATCTCTGTGAGGCACCTCGCAAGTGCCCTGTAGCCGTCACGCGCGATGTACTCCTCGATGGATTCGGGATCTATCACTCCGCAGTTACGCAGGACTATCCGTTCTTGCACCCCGAGATATTTCGGTTCCTCGTACTTCACGACCCCCGCCTGCGGCGCCTCGCCAACAAGCCGTGCCACGACTCTCCCTTTCAGGAGGTGTTCCTCGACTATGTCGGGGACGTCGGAGACGCGGACCTTCTGATACAGCGT from Bacillota bacterium includes:
- a CDS encoding NADH-dependent [FeFe] hydrogenase, group A6, which translates into the protein MAVLTIDGRKVEVDAGTSILDAAKKLGVDIPTLCHHPDLAVQAVCRICVVDIEGQKLLQPACAFPVQDGMVVYTNTPRVRQARKLNLELLLARHPQDCLQCVRNRNCELQALAERFGMREIRFERKLRGLPEDHSTPAIVREPDKCILCRRCVSMCHDVQAAGVLFPSRRGVDTQVTPVFARELDEVACALCGQCIHACPVGAIAERDDTERVWRALADPNKHVVVQTAPATRVSIGEEMGLPPGRIITGKLVAALRRLGFDRVMDTDFTADLTIIEEGNEFLKRLKEGGVLPLITSCSPGWIKFGEHFYPDLLKHVSTCKSPQQMFGALVKTYYARKAGIDPKDIFSVSLMPCTAKKYEADRPEMRDSGYKDVDVVLTSRELGRMLREAGIRFEDLPEEEHDDPMGISTGAAAIFGATGGVMEAALRTVYEVATGNELPRIDFEEVRGLEGIKEAQVKVGDLDVRVAVAHGLGNAKKILDLLRQGKANYHFIEIMCCPGGCVGGGGQPIPTTMETRLIRGNALYEADKGLPYRKSHENPAIKQIYAEFLGEPLGEVSHRLLHTHYTPRDKYPSVAGQACAEAAG
- the nuoF gene encoding NADH-quinone oxidoreductase subunit NuoF; its protein translation is MEFYRSHVLVCGGTPCVLEGCKGVRDALVAEVQRRGLEREVKVVETGCLGPCDLGPVIVVYPEGTLYQKVRVSDVPDIVEEHLLKGRVVARLVGEAPQAGVVKYEEPKYLGVQERIVLRNCGVIDPESIEEYIARDGYRALARCLTEMKPADVIEAVKKSGLVGRGGAAFPTGLKWSFTAKAGADQKYILCNADEGEPGTFKDRLILEGDPHSILEGMAIAGYAVGADKGFVYVRGEYVLSIERLGKAIEQARALGLLGQNVFGTGFSFDVEIRKGAGAYVCGEETALIESIEGKRGEPRVKPPYPGTEGLFGKPTVVNNVETLANIPPILLNGPEWFRRVGTERCPGTKVFTLTGDIKNKGLIEVPMGITLRRVVFEIGGGIPGGRGFKMAQTGGTSGGCLPKELLDVPMDYFTLPEHGSALGSGALLIMDDSHCIVDIARCFMEFFKHESCGKCTPCREGTARLYEIVDKIARGDGQPGDLELLEELGAAMQATSLCGLGQSAPVPIKTMLKYFRDEFHAHVHERLCPTGTCGI